The following coding sequences lie in one Nonomuraea muscovyensis genomic window:
- a CDS encoding HAD domain-containing protein: protein MRPLLLVDVDGVLNPFGRPEPGFRRYHCTIGPEAYTVHLDARHGTRLLELALATGAELAWATTWEHHANHWIAPRIGLPELPVVPMGPARDSELGEMFKTPHVAAYVEDRPFVWFDDQVRDEDERYLRERQGLDRFLLVCVDPVGGLTRQHLAMARRWLTLSGFSQGP from the coding sequence GTGAGACCGCTGCTGCTGGTCGACGTCGACGGGGTGCTCAACCCGTTCGGCCGGCCGGAGCCCGGCTTCCGGCGCTACCACTGCACGATCGGTCCCGAGGCCTACACCGTGCACCTGGACGCCAGGCACGGCACCCGGCTCCTCGAACTGGCCCTGGCCACGGGCGCCGAGCTGGCCTGGGCCACCACGTGGGAGCACCACGCCAACCACTGGATCGCGCCCCGCATCGGCCTGCCCGAGCTGCCGGTCGTGCCCATGGGACCGGCTCGCGACAGCGAGCTGGGCGAGATGTTCAAGACGCCCCATGTGGCCGCGTACGTTGAGGACAGGCCGTTCGTCTGGTTCGACGACCAGGTGCGCGACGAGGACGAGCGCTACCTCAGGGAGCGTCAGGGTCTCGACCGCTTCCTGCTCGTCTGCGTGGACCCGGTGGGCGGCCTGACCAGGCAACATCTGGCCATGGCCCGCAGATGGCTGACCCTGTCGGGGTTTTCTCAGGGTCCGTGA
- a CDS encoding PspC domain-containing protein, with protein sequence MYRSREHRILAGVCGGLADKWGLPPTLVRIVWLLLSLLPGPMWVAYVLMWVLIPEEPKKY encoded by the coding sequence ATGTACCGCTCACGAGAGCACAGGATCCTGGCCGGCGTCTGCGGCGGCCTGGCCGACAAGTGGGGCCTGCCCCCGACGCTCGTCCGCATCGTCTGGCTGCTGCTGTCGCTCCTCCCGGGCCCGATGTGGGTCGCCTACGTCCTCATGTGGGTCCTCATCCCCGAGGAGCCGAAGAAGTACTGA
- the lipB gene encoding lipoyl(octanoyl) transferase LipB: MKARPLTLIQDDLVDYDKAMERMTDLVGERQRDERPDTLWLLSHPSVYTVGRRTPAAHLPDPSRGIPVVETGRGGQLTYHGPGQLVGYLIVKLAEDEGIVDYVREVELRLVDALDRMGLPAERRDTPPGSELLTGVWTKETGRKIVSIGMRQSRGVTSHGFALNVDGDLSPWQWAVACGMPDVDMTSLRREVGETTMDEVRAAVAASFAAA, from the coding sequence ATGAAGGCGAGGCCGCTGACACTCATCCAGGATGACCTGGTCGACTACGACAAGGCGATGGAGCGCATGACCGACCTCGTCGGCGAGCGCCAGCGAGACGAGCGGCCGGACACCCTCTGGCTGCTCAGCCATCCCTCGGTCTACACCGTCGGCCGTCGCACCCCGGCGGCCCACCTGCCCGACCCCTCGCGGGGCATCCCCGTGGTCGAGACCGGCCGCGGGGGGCAGCTGACCTACCACGGCCCCGGCCAGCTCGTCGGCTACCTCATCGTCAAGCTCGCCGAGGACGAGGGCATCGTCGACTACGTCCGCGAGGTGGAGCTCCGGCTGGTCGACGCGCTCGACCGGATGGGCCTGCCCGCCGAGCGGCGCGACACGCCCCCCGGCTCGGAGCTGCTGACCGGCGTCTGGACGAAGGAGACCGGGCGCAAGATCGTCTCGATCGGCATGCGCCAGAGCCGCGGCGTCACCAGCCACGGCTTCGCCCTCAACGTCGACGGCGACCTCTCCCCGTGGCAGTGGGCGGTCGCCTGCGGGATGCCCGACGTCGACATGACGTCGCTGCGGCGAGAGGTGGGCGAGACGACGATGGACGAGGTCCGCGCGGCCGTGGCCGCCTCTTTCGCGGCCGCCTGA
- the rpoB gene encoding DNA-directed RNA polymerase subunit beta — protein MAASRNASAVPAGPRRVSFARVQEPLEVPDLLALQTESFDWLLGNEKWKARVEAARQAGRKDVPTQSGLEEIFEEISPIEDFSGTMSLSFRDHRFEPPKYSVDECKDKDMTFSAPMFVTAEFINNTTGEIKSQTVFMGDFPLMTPKGTFVVNGTERVVVSQLARSPGVYFERSVDKTSDKDLYGCRVIPSRGAWLEFEIDKRDSVGVRIDRKRKQAVTVLLKALGWTTEQILERFGQYESMRATLEKDHTAGQDDALLDIYRKLRPGEPPTKESAQTLLENLYFNPKRYDLAKVGRYKINKKLGVASEITQGTLTEDDIVATIEYIVRLHAGEESMPGANAEVIVEVDDIDHFGNRRVRSVGELIQNQVRLGLARMERVVRERMTTQDVEAITPQTLINIRPVVASMKEFFGTSQLSQFMDHINPLTGLTHKRRLNALGPGGLSRERAGFEVRDVHPSHYGRMCPIETPEGPNIGLIGSLASYGRLNAFGFVETPYRKVVDGKVTEQIDYLTADEEDRFVKAQANTVLNPDGSFAESRVLVRTKGGETELARAEEVDYIDVSPRQMVSVATSMIPFLEHDDANRALMGANMMRQSVPLLKSEAPLVGTGMEYRAATDTGDMVSAEKAGVVEEVSADYVTVMNDDGSRTTYRVAKFRRSNQGTSFNQKPIVAEGDRIEVNQVIADGPCTDNGEMALGKNLLVAFMPWEGHNYEDAIIISQRLVQDDVLSSIHIEEHEVDARDTKLGPEEITRDIPNVSEEVLADLDERGIIRIGAEVVPGDILVGKVTPKGETELTPEERLLRAIFGEKAREVRDTSLKVPHGEQGKVIGVRVFSREEGDELPPGVNELVRVYVAQKRKITDGDKLAGRHGNKGVISKILPIEDMPFLEDGTPVDIILNPLGVPGRMNVGQVLEMHLGWIAANGWDIFGIEEAWAERLRDKGLDRVEPRTNMATPVFDGAHEEEIVGLLDSTLPNHDGDRLVRRSGKARLFDGRSGEPFPYPIAVGYVYILKLLHLVDDKIHARSTGPYSMITQQPLGGKAQFGGQRFGEMEVWALEAYGAAYALQELLTIKSDDVLGRVKVYEAIVKGENIPEPGIPESFKVLIKEMQSLCLNVEVLSSDGMSIEMRDTDEDVFRAAEELGIDLSRREPSSVEEV, from the coding sequence TTGGCAGCCTCGCGCAACGCCTCCGCCGTACCCGCCGGTCCCCGTCGCGTCTCGTTCGCGCGCGTCCAGGAGCCCCTCGAAGTTCCTGACCTTCTCGCCCTGCAGACCGAGTCCTTCGACTGGCTGCTCGGCAACGAGAAGTGGAAGGCCCGGGTCGAGGCGGCTCGTCAGGCCGGGCGCAAGGACGTCCCGACCCAGTCGGGCCTCGAAGAGATCTTCGAAGAGATCAGTCCGATCGAGGACTTCTCGGGGACCATGTCCTTGTCGTTCCGCGACCACCGGTTCGAGCCGCCCAAGTACTCAGTAGACGAGTGCAAGGACAAGGACATGACCTTCTCCGCCCCGATGTTCGTCACGGCGGAGTTCATCAACAACACCACCGGTGAGATCAAGAGCCAGACGGTGTTCATGGGCGACTTCCCGCTCATGACGCCGAAGGGCACCTTCGTCGTCAACGGCACCGAGCGTGTCGTGGTCTCGCAACTGGCACGGTCCCCGGGCGTGTACTTCGAGCGCAGCGTCGACAAGACGTCCGACAAGGACCTCTACGGCTGCAGGGTCATCCCGTCGCGGGGTGCCTGGCTCGAGTTCGAGATCGACAAGCGCGACAGCGTCGGTGTGCGCATCGACCGCAAGCGCAAGCAGGCCGTCACCGTGCTTCTCAAGGCGCTGGGATGGACCACCGAGCAGATCCTCGAGCGTTTCGGCCAGTACGAGTCGATGCGGGCCACCCTGGAGAAGGACCACACGGCCGGCCAGGACGACGCGCTGCTCGACATCTACCGCAAGCTGCGGCCGGGTGAGCCGCCGACCAAGGAGTCGGCGCAGACCCTGCTGGAGAACCTGTACTTCAACCCCAAGCGCTACGACCTCGCCAAGGTGGGCCGCTACAAGATCAACAAGAAGCTCGGTGTCGCTTCGGAGATCACGCAGGGCACGCTGACCGAGGACGACATCGTCGCCACGATCGAGTACATCGTCCGGCTGCACGCCGGCGAGGAGTCGATGCCGGGTGCCAACGCTGAGGTGATCGTCGAGGTGGACGACATCGACCACTTCGGCAACCGCCGCGTGCGCAGTGTCGGCGAGCTGATCCAGAACCAGGTCCGCCTGGGCCTGGCCCGCATGGAGCGCGTCGTGCGCGAGCGGATGACCACGCAGGACGTCGAGGCGATCACGCCGCAGACCCTGATCAACATCCGTCCGGTCGTGGCGTCGATGAAGGAGTTCTTCGGCACCTCGCAGCTTTCGCAGTTCATGGACCACATCAATCCGCTGACCGGGCTGACGCACAAGCGGCGTCTGAACGCGCTGGGCCCCGGTGGTCTGTCCCGCGAGCGCGCCGGCTTCGAGGTCCGTGACGTGCACCCGTCCCACTACGGCCGGATGTGCCCGATCGAGACCCCCGAGGGTCCGAACATCGGCCTGATCGGCTCGCTGGCCTCCTACGGCCGGCTCAACGCCTTCGGCTTCGTCGAGACCCCTTACCGCAAGGTCGTCGACGGCAAGGTGACCGAGCAGATCGACTACCTGACCGCCGACGAGGAAGACCGTTTCGTCAAAGCGCAGGCCAACACGGTACTGAACCCTGACGGCTCGTTCGCCGAGTCCCGGGTTCTGGTCCGCACCAAGGGGGGCGAGACCGAGCTGGCGCGCGCCGAGGAGGTCGACTACATCGACGTGTCGCCCCGGCAGATGGTGTCGGTGGCGACGTCGATGATCCCCTTCCTGGAGCACGACGACGCCAACCGGGCGTTGATGGGCGCGAACATGATGCGCCAGTCTGTGCCGTTGCTCAAGAGCGAGGCGCCGCTGGTCGGCACCGGCATGGAATACCGGGCCGCGACCGACACGGGTGACATGGTCAGCGCCGAGAAGGCCGGCGTGGTCGAGGAGGTCTCCGCCGACTACGTCACCGTCATGAACGACGACGGCAGCCGGACGACCTACCGGGTGGCGAAGTTCAGGCGCTCCAACCAGGGCACGAGCTTCAACCAGAAGCCCATCGTGGCCGAGGGTGACCGCATCGAGGTCAACCAGGTCATCGCCGACGGTCCCTGCACCGACAACGGCGAGATGGCGCTGGGCAAGAACCTGCTCGTGGCGTTCATGCCGTGGGAGGGCCACAACTACGAAGACGCGATCATCATCTCGCAACGGCTGGTGCAGGACGACGTCCTGTCCTCGATCCACATCGAGGAGCACGAGGTCGACGCCCGTGACACCAAGCTGGGCCCGGAGGAGATCACCCGCGACATCCCCAACGTCTCCGAAGAGGTCCTGGCAGACCTCGACGAGCGCGGCATCATCCGCATCGGCGCCGAGGTCGTCCCCGGTGACATCCTCGTCGGCAAGGTCACCCCGAAGGGTGAGACCGAGCTGACGCCGGAGGAGCGGCTGCTGCGTGCGATCTTCGGTGAGAAGGCCCGCGAGGTCCGTGACACCTCGCTGAAGGTGCCGCACGGCGAGCAGGGCAAGGTCATCGGCGTCCGCGTGTTCAGCCGCGAGGAGGGCGACGAGCTCCCGCCGGGTGTCAACGAGCTGGTCCGCGTCTACGTGGCCCAGAAGCGTAAGATCACCGACGGTGACAAGCTCGCCGGCCGCCACGGCAACAAGGGTGTCATCTCCAAGATCCTGCCCATCGAGGACATGCCGTTCCTGGAGGACGGCACCCCGGTCGACATCATCCTCAACCCCCTCGGCGTGCCCGGCCGGATGAACGTCGGCCAGGTGCTGGAAATGCACCTGGGATGGATCGCCGCCAACGGCTGGGACATCTTCGGCATCGAGGAGGCCTGGGCCGAGCGGCTGCGCGACAAGGGCCTGGACAGGGTCGAGCCGCGCACCAACATGGCCACGCCGGTCTTCGACGGCGCCCACGAAGAGGAGATCGTCGGGCTGCTGGACAGCACCCTCCCCAACCATGACGGGGATCGGCTGGTGCGGCGCAGCGGTAAGGCCCGGCTGTTCGACGGCCGCAGTGGTGAGCCGTTCCCGTATCCGATCGCGGTCGGCTACGTCTACATCCTCAAGCTGCTCCACCTGGTCGACGACAAGATCCACGCCCGTTCGACGGGCCCGTACTCCATGATCACCCAGCAGCCGCTCGGCGGTAAGGCCCAGTTCGGCGGCCAGCGCTTCGGTGAGATGGAGGTGTGGGCCCTGGAGGCCTACGGCGCCGCCTACGCCCTCCAGGAGCTCCTGACCATCAAGTCCGACGACGTCCTCGGCCGCGTGAAGGTCTACGAGGCCATCGTCAAGGGCGAGAACATTCCCGAGCCGGGCATCCCGGAGTCCTTCAAGGTCCTCATCAAGGAGATGCAGTCGCTCTGCCTCAACGTCGAGGTGCTCTCCAGCGACGGCATGTCCATCGAGATGCGCGACACCGACGAGGACGTCTTCCGCGCCGCGGAGGAGCTCGGCATCGACCTGTCCCGGCGTGAGCCGAGCAGCGTCGAAGAAGTCTGA
- a CDS encoding TetR/AcrR family transcriptional regulator, with protein MPGGRPRAFDPDVALDRALEVFWRQGYEGTSLSDLTAAMGINRPSLYAAFGNKEELFAKVVDRYVSGPGAFADEALAAPTVREVVERLVRGAVELTAGADTPHGCLNVNTVHACGPDAAPARRTSLACRMAGETALRRRFEQAPDLPAGHDPATLARLVHTITDGIAVQAAGGRTREDLHQIADLALRALLPG; from the coding sequence ATGCCGGGAGGCCGCCCCCGAGCCTTCGACCCCGACGTCGCACTCGACCGCGCCCTGGAGGTGTTCTGGCGGCAGGGGTACGAGGGCACCTCGCTGTCGGACCTGACCGCGGCGATGGGCATCAACCGGCCGAGCCTGTACGCGGCCTTCGGCAACAAGGAGGAGCTGTTCGCCAAGGTCGTGGACCGCTACGTCAGCGGCCCCGGGGCGTTCGCCGACGAGGCCCTGGCGGCCCCGACCGTCCGCGAGGTCGTGGAGCGGCTGGTCCGCGGCGCCGTCGAGCTGACCGCCGGCGCGGACACGCCGCACGGCTGCCTGAACGTGAACACCGTCCACGCCTGCGGCCCCGACGCCGCCCCGGCCCGCCGGACGTCCCTGGCCTGCCGCATGGCCGGCGAGACGGCCCTGCGCCGGCGCTTCGAACAGGCCCCCGATCTCCCGGCCGGCCACGACCCGGCCACCCTGGCCCGCCTCGTCCACACCATCACGGACGGCATCGCCGTCCAGGCGGCCGGCGGCCGCACCCGCGAGGACCTCCACCAGATCGCCGACCTCGCCCTACGCGCCCTCCTGCCGGGCTGA
- a CDS encoding Gfo/Idh/MocA family protein: protein MIRTGVVGAGGWAAGSHLPALAGLAGYEVTAVATTRQESADRVAADHGVPLAFAGAGPLVAHDEVDLVVVSVKAPEHAKVIRAALEAGKHVLSEWPLTVDPAEAAELAELASAAGVTHAVVTRDQDVSSDRTRHVLGWSPTRPSLLAYLRDGG, encoded by the coding sequence GTGATCAGGACCGGAGTGGTCGGAGCCGGCGGCTGGGCCGCCGGCTCGCATCTGCCCGCGCTGGCCGGGCTGGCCGGCTACGAGGTGACCGCGGTCGCGACGACGCGCCAGGAGAGCGCGGACCGGGTCGCGGCGGACCACGGCGTGCCGCTGGCGTTCGCCGGCGCGGGGCCGCTCGTCGCCCACGACGAGGTGGACCTCGTCGTGGTGTCGGTGAAGGCGCCCGAGCACGCGAAGGTGATCAGAGCCGCCCTGGAGGCGGGCAAGCACGTGCTGTCCGAGTGGCCGCTCACCGTGGACCCCGCCGAGGCGGCCGAGCTGGCGGAGCTGGCCTCGGCCGCCGGCGTGACGCACGCCGTGGTCACCCGGGACCAGGACGTCTCCTCCGACCGGACCCGGCACGTCCTCGGCTGGAGCCCCACCCGCCCCTCGCTGCTCGCCTACCTGCGCGACGGCGGGTGA
- a CDS encoding aminotransferase class V-fold PLP-dependent enzyme, which produces MRDHSSAFAQRGETLLDVSALRADTPGCDSVIHFNNAGCGLIPRPALRAMHDHLDLEAGIGGYEASAARAEEVRDFYAAVADLLGCGPHNVAFAGSATHAYSKALSAIAFEPGDVILTTRNDFISNQIAFLSLRRRHGVEVVHAPDLPGGAGVDVEAMAALMRARRPRLVAATHVPTNSGLVQPVAEIGRHCRELDLLYMVDACQSAGQLPLDVTEIGCDLLTATCRKFLRGPRGSGFLYVSDRVLRAGYEPLFIDMYGARWVEPGAYRPVETAARFEEWEFPYATLLGCAAAVRYALQVGLDPISHRTPALGDRLRDLLAAVPGVRVLDRGPRPAALVTFAVSGWEAEPFKRALDAHRINSALSLREFAQYDFADKDVAWALRLSPHYYNTEEEVDQVAAVVADLVTHPPSRR; this is translated from the coding sequence ATGAGAGATCATAGTAGCGCTTTTGCGCAGCGTGGAGAAACGCTCCTCGACGTCTCGGCCCTGCGCGCCGACACGCCCGGCTGCGACTCGGTGATCCACTTCAACAACGCGGGGTGCGGCCTGATCCCCCGGCCGGCCCTGCGGGCGATGCACGACCATCTGGACCTCGAAGCCGGCATCGGCGGCTACGAGGCGTCGGCCGCCCGTGCGGAGGAGGTACGCGACTTCTACGCGGCCGTCGCCGACCTCCTGGGCTGCGGCCCGCACAACGTCGCCTTCGCCGGCAGCGCCACCCACGCCTACAGCAAGGCCCTGTCGGCGATCGCCTTCGAGCCGGGCGACGTCATCCTCACCACCCGCAACGACTTCATCTCCAACCAGATCGCGTTCCTGTCGCTGCGCAGGCGGCACGGCGTCGAGGTCGTGCACGCCCCGGACCTGCCCGGTGGCGCCGGGGTGGACGTCGAGGCGATGGCCGCCCTCATGCGCGCCCGCCGGCCCCGGCTGGTCGCGGCGACGCACGTGCCCACCAACTCCGGCCTCGTCCAGCCGGTGGCCGAGATCGGCCGGCACTGCCGCGAGCTGGACCTGCTGTACATGGTCGACGCCTGCCAGTCGGCGGGCCAGCTCCCGCTCGACGTGACGGAGATCGGCTGCGACCTGCTCACCGCCACGTGCCGCAAGTTCCTGCGCGGGCCGCGCGGGTCGGGCTTCCTGTACGTCTCCGACCGCGTGCTGCGCGCCGGGTACGAGCCGTTGTTCATCGACATGTACGGCGCGCGCTGGGTCGAGCCGGGCGCGTACCGGCCGGTCGAGACGGCTGCCCGGTTCGAGGAGTGGGAGTTCCCCTACGCCACCCTCCTCGGCTGCGCCGCCGCCGTCCGCTACGCCCTCCAGGTCGGCCTGGACCCCATCTCCCACCGCACGCCGGCCCTCGGCGACCGGCTGCGCGATCTGCTGGCCGCCGTCCCCGGCGTCCGGGTGCTCGACCGCGGCCCCCGTCCGGCCGCCCTGGTGACGTTCGCCGTCTCCGGCTGGGAGGCGGAGCCGTTCAAGCGGGCCCTGGACGCCCACCGGATCAACTCGGCACTGAGCCTGCGCGAGTTCGCCCAGTACGACTTCGCCGACAAGGACGTCGCGTGGGCGTTGCGTCTGTCACCGCACTACTACAACACCGAGGAGGAGGTGGACCAGGTCGCCGCCGTCGTCGCCGACCTCGTGACTCACCCGCCGTCGCGCAGGTAG
- a CDS encoding aminotransferase-like domain-containing protein, whose protein sequence is MAESSTFEMIVSSLQREVARLAPGDRLPSSRDLVRRHGVSPVTVARAIAQLAAEGAVVTRPGSGTFVAARRSQAAEPDTSWQAVVLGDRSVAAPRGLVGPPPDEAVALAGGYLHRSLQPGRALAAALARAARRPDAWDRAPTMGLEPLRAVFARLVGGDVEPGDVLVTGGGQGALSMAFRAVAAPGSPLLVESPTYPGALAAARAAGLRPVPVPMDGDGVRPDLLADAFATTGARLLYCQPTFHNPTGAVLAPERRRQVVEVARAAGAFLLEDDFARHLGHGGPVPRPLVADDRDGTVVYLTSLTKPASPSLRIGALVARGPVLERLRAMRLVDDFFIARPLQEAALELVSTPAWDRHLRALAAALRQRCAALVGALAREAPAWVPERVPAGGLHLWVRAGDADGVAEAARARGVAVASGRDYFAAEPQGSYLRLGFAAAADAGELAEGARRLGAVARDRGPATR, encoded by the coding sequence ATGGCCGAGAGTAGCACTTTCGAGATGATCGTCTCCAGCCTGCAGCGCGAGGTCGCCCGCCTCGCACCTGGCGACCGGCTGCCGAGCAGCCGTGACCTGGTGCGCAGGCACGGTGTGAGCCCGGTGACGGTGGCGCGGGCCATCGCCCAGCTCGCCGCCGAAGGGGCCGTCGTGACGCGCCCGGGCAGCGGCACGTTCGTGGCGGCGCGGCGGTCGCAGGCGGCCGAGCCCGACACGTCCTGGCAGGCCGTGGTCCTCGGCGACCGCAGCGTGGCGGCGCCGCGGGGCCTCGTGGGACCGCCTCCGGACGAGGCCGTCGCGCTGGCGGGGGGCTACCTGCACAGGTCGCTCCAGCCGGGCAGAGCGCTGGCCGCGGCGCTGGCCAGAGCCGCCCGGCGGCCGGACGCCTGGGACCGCGCGCCGACGATGGGCCTGGAACCGCTGCGCGCGGTGTTCGCCCGGCTGGTGGGCGGCGACGTGGAGCCGGGCGACGTGCTGGTCACGGGTGGCGGGCAGGGGGCGCTGTCGATGGCGTTCCGGGCCGTCGCCGCGCCGGGCAGCCCGCTCCTGGTGGAGTCGCCGACCTATCCGGGCGCGCTGGCCGCCGCCCGCGCGGCCGGGCTGCGGCCCGTGCCGGTGCCGATGGACGGCGACGGGGTGCGGCCCGATCTGCTGGCCGACGCCTTCGCCACGACCGGCGCGCGCCTGCTGTACTGCCAGCCGACCTTCCACAACCCGACCGGCGCCGTGCTGGCCCCCGAGCGCCGCCGCCAGGTGGTCGAGGTGGCCCGGGCGGCGGGCGCCTTCCTGCTGGAGGACGACTTCGCGCGGCACCTGGGCCACGGCGGGCCGGTGCCCCGGCCGCTGGTGGCCGACGACCGTGACGGCACGGTGGTCTACCTGACCTCGCTGACCAAGCCCGCCTCACCCAGCCTGCGCATCGGGGCGCTGGTGGCGCGGGGCCCCGTGCTGGAACGGCTGCGCGCGATGCGGTTGGTGGACGACTTCTTCATCGCCCGGCCACTGCAGGAGGCGGCCCTGGAGTTGGTGAGCACGCCGGCGTGGGACCGGCACCTGCGGGCGCTGGCGGCGGCGCTGCGGCAGCGGTGCGCCGCGCTGGTGGGCGCGCTCGCCCGCGAGGCGCCCGCGTGGGTGCCCGAACGGGTCCCGGCCGGCGGGCTGCACCTGTGGGTGCGGGCGGGCGACGCCGACGGCGTGGCCGAGGCGGCGCGGGCGCGCGGGGTCGCCGTCGCCTCGGGGCGCGACTACTTCGCGGCCGAGCCGCAGGGCTCCTATCTGCGGCTCGGGTTCGCGGCCGCCGCCGACGCCGGTGAGCTGGCCGAGGGCGCGCGCCGTCTCGGCGCCGTCGCCCGCGACCGGGGCCCGGCTACGCGCTGA
- a CDS encoding type 1 glutamine amidotransferase domain-containing protein, with amino-acid sequence MMHGKTIAFLVAPEGVEEAELTEPWKSVKQAGGAPRLISTDSGRVQAFNHLDKAGTFAVDATVQEVSAADFAGLMLPGGVANPDFLRMNDKAVRFIRDFFDAGKPVAAICHAPWTLIEADVVRGRMVTSWPSLRTDLRNAGAEWVDREVVVCTAGPNMLVTSRRPDDLKAFDQAMIDAFSA; translated from the coding sequence ATGATGCACGGCAAGACGATCGCGTTCCTCGTGGCTCCCGAAGGGGTCGAGGAGGCCGAACTCACCGAGCCGTGGAAGTCCGTCAAGCAGGCCGGCGGCGCACCGAGGCTGATCTCCACCGACTCGGGCCGGGTCCAGGCCTTCAACCACCTCGACAAGGCCGGCACCTTCGCCGTGGACGCCACGGTCCAGGAGGTCTCGGCGGCCGACTTCGCCGGGCTGATGCTCCCGGGCGGTGTCGCCAACCCCGACTTCCTGCGTATGAACGACAAGGCGGTGCGGTTCATCCGCGACTTCTTCGACGCCGGCAAGCCGGTGGCCGCGATCTGCCACGCGCCGTGGACGCTGATCGAGGCCGATGTGGTCCGCGGGCGCATGGTCACCTCGTGGCCCAGCCTCCGGACGGACCTGCGCAACGCCGGCGCGGAGTGGGTGGACCGCGAGGTGGTGGTCTGCACGGCCGGGCCCAACATGCTGGTCACCAGCCGCAGGCCGGACGACCTCAAGGCGTTCGACCAGGCGATGATCGACGCCTTCAGCGCGTAG